The following DNA comes from Deltaproteobacteria bacterium.
ACCCGCTTGCCGCCGCGGACACCAGCGCCCCGTGCAACACCGCGTCCGGCGCGACGACCAACACGCGCACCTCGTCGACGCCCACGACGCTCACCCCGCCGGCCGCGTCGAGCGCGCGCCGCTCCGCGTCCATGAACCGCTTGAGGAAGTCGTCGTACGTGTCGCGCACTTCCCGCAAGATGCTGTCGACTTCGCGTTTGCCCACCGAGCGTCCGGCGGCGTCCATCACGCGGTCGAGCAGGTGTTCGACCTGTTCGGGCGACTTCCAAACGATGTCGACGGCGCCCGCGCGGATCGCGCGCACCGACTCGTCGAACGCCTTGCGCGGTGTGAGCATCACCACCATCGTGGTCGGCGAGATCTCTTTGAGACGCGCGATCGTGTCGAGCCCCGCGCTCGGCACGGGCGTGTCCAGGTCCACGATCGCGACCGAGAAGAACTTGCGCTGCGCGAGCGCCAGCGCCGCCTCGGGGTCCGCCTCACAGCTCACGTGCAGGCTCGCCGACGACAGCAGCTGCGTCATGCCCTTTTGAACCTTCGGGTCCTTGTCGACGACGAGCACCTCGGCGCCCACGAGTTCGCGCATGCCCGACGCGAGGCTCACGCTGACACTGCCCGACGTCCGGCCGTCGCGGGTCATGGCGCCTTGAACACGAACGGCCACACGAACGCGACCTCGTCGGTGCCGGGCGATGGAAACTGCCACGACTCGATCAGTGAAGCGACGCAGCGCGCGAGCTGCGTAGACCCGGTCGTGTTGGCGACGGGTCGGACGTGCGTGGCGGTGCCGGCTGGGGTGATCACGAACTGGATGTCGATCCTACCCTCGAGCTTGTCCGAGCGCGACGTCTCTTGCTTGGCCGCGCGCTGGTAGCACTTCTGAAGCTGGATCGTGTGGCGGTCGACCTCGCGCCGCACCGCCCGCGCGATCTGGTCGACTTCCGCCGGCGACGCCCCGGCGCCATCCGGCGGGGACGGCGTCCCCGGCCCCGCGTCCGGAGCGGCGGGCGGCGGCCGTTCGCCGGCGGGCTCGGGCGACGGCTCGGGCTCGGGCTCGGGCTCGGGCGACGGCCGTGGGCGGCCGGGTTGGGCCAGCGGAAGGGCCGCGTCCGGCGCACGCCCCGGCGCCGGCGGGCGGTCGCCGGCGAGGCCGGGCGCGGCGTCGGCCCGGCCGGTAGCGCCGGCCCCCGCCCGCGTCGCGCGACGCCGCGCTCCGCTGCGCGTTCGCGCCCGCGGCCGCGCCGGCCGGTCGGGGGCGCGCGCGACGTCCTCGGGTTCGACCGCGGCCGGCTCGAGCGCCTCGACCCGCGGCGGCGGGACGACGGCCGGTTCGGTCGCACTCGCCGCAGCCGCCGCGCGGTCGTCGAAGTAGGACCACATCATCGCGACCCCGGCGCCGGCGAGGACGAGGTCCAGCGCGAGCACGGCGGCGATCCGCGCGCGCCGGGCGCCGCGCGACACCGGCAGTTCGAACAGCGACATGGACTCGACCGGCGGCCCGCGCGTTGCACCGGGCGTCCCCGGCGCGACCGCACCCGATCGCGACCGCCCTCGATCGCTCGCCCCCGGCTGCACCGACGCGCCGGCCAACGCGCGGCCGCAGATCGGGCAGAAACGAGCGGCGGGCGGCACCTCGCCGGCGCAGTGCTGGCATCGCATGCGGAGGGCGTAAAATATCATGCGGTGGGTTGGGGCGACCCGGCGGCTCCGCGCGTTGCGCGCCCCGTGATATTGTTTGCAGTTGGGAGCCTCCCATGAGCCAAGTCATGGACCGCGTGCTGAGCGCCGCACGCCAACTCGGCGCGTCGGACGTCCACCTCAAAGCGGGCCTGCCTCCGATCTTTCGCATCAAGGGCGAGCTGCGCACCGTGCGCGACGTGCCGCCGCTCACCCGCGAAGCGATCGCCGCATTCGCGGTGCACATGATGAACGAGCGCCAGCGCCGCGAGTTCGAGGAGACGATGGACGTGGACCTCGCCTACGGCACGCCCGACGGGGTCCGCTACCGCGTGAACCTGTTTCAACAGCGCGGCACGGTCGGCATGGTGCTGCGGCTGATCCCGCCGGAGGTGCCGCCGTTCGAACGGCTCAATCTGCCGGACGTGGTGCTCAAGCTGGCGCAGGAGCCGCGCGGTCTCATCCTCGTCACCGGGGTCACCGGATCCGGCAAGTCGACGACCCTGGCGTCGATGGTCGATTACATCAACCAGCGCAAGGCGGTCCACATCGTCACGATCGAGGATCCGATCGAATACGCCTTCCGCGACAAACGCTCGGTCATCAACCAGCGCGAGGTCGGCTTCGACACCCGATCGTTCGCCAAGGCGCTGCGCGCCGCCCTGCGGCAGGACCCCGACGTCATCCTCGTGGGCGAGATGCGCGACCCCGAGACCACGGAGATCGCGATGACCGCGGCCGAGACCGGCCACCTCGTCCTGTCGACGCTGCACACGGTGGATGCGACCGAGACGATCACGCGCATCGTGTCGATGTTCCCGACGCACCAGCAGCTTCAGGCGCGGCTCACGCTCGGAGGCATCCTGCGCGGCGTCATCTCCCAGCGGCTGGTGCCCCGCGCCGACGGCAAGGGGATGGTGCCGGCGGTCGAGGTGATGGTCTACACCGAGCGCATTCGCGAAATGATCGAGGATCCGAACCGCACGCGGGAGATCAAAGACGCGATCGCGCACGGCAAGCACCCCTACGGGATGCAGACGTTCGACCAATGCCTGGCCGACCTCGTCCGCCGCAAGCTCGTCACGTACGAGACGGCGCTCAAGCATTCGAGCAACCCGAGCGACTTCGCACTGCTGTTTCGCGGCGTGTCCGGCGGCGGCGGCGACGAGTGGCAGCAAGAGCAAGTCCGCCGGCAGGCCGGCGGCGACATCCCACATGACTCCAGCAAGTTCCAGATCGAACGGTTCGGCGACAAGTAACCGCGCGGGCGCGGCGAGGTGGATCCTCGCGGTGTTCGCGGCCGTCGCGTGCCTCGCCGCCGCTCCACGCCCGGCGGCGGCGCAGGACCAGCGCGTCGTCGTGATGAAATTCACCGGCCCGCGCGCGGCGGCCGTGCGCAAGGCGGTGATCAAGCTCATCGGGCGGAAGGCCGACCTGATCCCGCAGAGCCGCTTCGTCAAGGCGCAGCGCCGCCTGCGCGCGAAGCGCATCACCGCCCGCAACGTCGCCAAGGTGGCGCAGAAGCTGGGCGCGCACGGGGTGCTGTTCGGCAAGGTGTCGCGCCGGCGCGGCCGCTACCGCGTCGAACTCACGCTGCGGCGCGGGTCGGACGGGCGCGTCGCCGAACGCGCGACCGTCGTCCTCGGCCGCCGGCCGAGTTTGTCGAAAGCCGGCGCTCGGCGGATTCGCCGGACGATCGTCGCGGCGATCGCCGAACTGCCGGAGCCGGTGGCGTTCGACGTCGAGTCGTCGGACCGGAGCGGCCGCGACTCGGATCGCGACACGCGCGACGAAGCGGACGCCGACGACGCCGCGGTCGACGACGCGATCGAGGACGACAACCCGCTGGCCGAGGACGACGGGGTCGGCGCCGACGACGAGGGAGTTGACGCTGACGAAGGCGGCGACGGCGACGAGCACGGCGACGGCGACGGCCCGGCCGGTCACCTCACGAAGGAAGAGTTGTGGAACGTCCTCGGGCGCGAGCGCGCGATCGACGTGTCCGCGGGGTTGAGCTTCCAGGCGCGGTCGCTGTCGTTCGACACCGCGGCCGGCGTCGTCGACCGGCCCAACGGATATAGCGGCTCGATCGTGCCGGGCGCCTACGTGGTGGTCGAGGTCTATCCGCTCGCGCTCGACCACGCCAAACGCAAGGCCGATGCGCTCGCCGGCCTCGGCGCCTATGCGGTCTACGACCGCGTGTTGACCATCTCGTCGAAGCTGCAAAACAGCGACGTCGACATCCCGACCGCCCAGTCGCGGTGGGGCGTCGGCGTCCGCTACCGCTACAACCTCGGCGACAAACCGACCGGACCGACCATCAAAGCCGGCATCGGGTTCAACAAGTTGTCGTTCACGCTCGACCAACAAGTCATCGCCGACAACATGCTCGACATCGATCTGCCCAACGTGTCGTACACGTGGATCGATCCGGGCGTGGCCGTGCGCCTGCCGCTGGGGCGCGAACTCGCCGCGGTCGCCGACGCGCGCCTGTTGCTGGTGACCGACACCGGCGACATGCAACAGATGGACAACTACGGCGCGGCGTCCGTGACCGGGTTCGACGTCGACGCGGGTGCGGAATACCGCCTCGGCGCGCGCCTGGTCGTGCGCGGTGGCGTGCGGTGGAGCCAGATCTCCTACTCGTTCGACGGCACCGGCGCCAAGACCGACCGCGACGGCGACGGCACCGCCGACGTGTCGGGCGCGACCGACCGCTACCTCGGCGGCTACGCGACCGCCGGCTACTTGTTCTGACCCCGCGGCGCCTGGCATCGCGGCCGCGGCAGCGCGATCGGTCGCGCGCCGGCCGCGTTCGGACTCGCGACGCGGGAGCGTTTCTGCTAGCGTCATCCGCCGGATGAACGCAAACGACGTCAGATCCGCGTTTCTCGACTACTTCGTCGCGCGCGGCCACGAGCGCGTGCGGTCGAGTTCGCTGGTGCCGGAAAACGACCCGACGCTGCTGTTCACCAACGCCGGCATGGTGCAGTTCAAGGACGTGTTCACCGGCCGGGAAAAGCGCCCCTACACGCGGGCGACCTCGTCGCAAAAGTGCGTGCGCGCCGGCGGCAAGCACAACGACCTCGACGCAGTCGGCAAGACCGCGCGCCATCACACGTTCTTCGAGATGCTGGGCAACTTCTCGTTCGGCGACTATTTCAAGGCCGAAGCGATCGAGTGGGCGTGGGATCTCGTGGTCCGCCAACTCGGACTGCCCGCCGACCGGCTCGTGTGCACCGTGTTCGGCGGCGACGCCTCGCTCGGGGTGGGACCGGACGACGAGGCCCGCGCGCTGTGGAAGAAGGTCACCGGCTTCGGCGACGACCGCGTGCCCGCCCTCGGCGCCGACGAGAACTTCTGGATGATGGGCGACACCGGCCCCATGGGGCCGTGTTCGGAGATCCACTATCACCAGGGCGACCATCTGCCGTGCTCGGCGCCCTCGTGCCTCGGCCCCGCGTGCGACTGCGACCGCTGGCTGGAGATCTGGAACCTCGTGTTCATGCAGTACGAGCGCAAGGAGGTCGGCGGGCCGCTCGGACCGCTGCCGGCGCCATCGATCGACACGGGTGCCGGACTCGAGCGACTCACGGCGGTGCTGCAGGGCAAACAGAGCAACTACGACACCGACCTGTTCCAGCCGCTGATCGCGCGGGTCGGCGAACTCGCGGGCAAGCGGTACGGCGATCGGGACGCCGACGACGTGTCGATGCGCGTCATCGCGGACCACGCGCGGGCCACCGCGTTCCTCGTCGCCGACGGCGTGTTCCCCGACAAGACCGGCCGCGAGTACGTGCTGCGCCGGATCTTCCGCCGGGCGGTGCGCCACGGCAAGCTGCTGGGAATCGAGCAGCCGTTCATGGCGACCATGTGCGAGGCCGTCGCCGACATGATGGGCGACGCCTACCCGGAGTTGCGCGAGCGGCTGAGCGTGATCGTCGAGGTCACGGCCGAGGAGGAGAAGCGGTTCCGCGCGACGATCGATCGCGGCCTCGGATTGCTCGAGGAGGAGTTCGCGCGCATGCAGGCAGCGGGCGACACCACCGTCCCCGGCGAGCGCGTGTTCCAGCTGTACGACACGTACGGATTCCCCGAGGATCTGACCGAGATCATCGCGCAGGAGCGCGGGTTCGACATCGACCGCGCCGGGTTCGAGCGCGCGCTCGAGGAGGCGCGCGAGCGCAGCAAGTTCACCGGCTCGGGCAGCGAAGCGGTCGCCGGCGTCTACAAGGAACTCGCCAGCGAGCTGCCGCCGACGCAGTTCGTCGGCTACGACGGCCGCGGCGTGTCGGGCCGCGGGCGCGTGCTCGCGATCGTCGTCGACGGCAAACGCGTCGACCGCGCGCCCGCGGGCACGCGCGTCGCGTTCGTGACCGACCGGACGCCGTTTTACGCGGAGTCGGGCGGCCAGGTCGGCGACACGGGGGTCGCGCAAGGGCCGGACGTCGAGGTGCGCATCACCGACACGCGCAAGCCCGCCGGCGTCCAGCACGTCCACATCGGCGAGGTGGTGACCGGCGCGCTGCGCGTCGGCGACGAGTTGGCGCTGCAGGTCGATGCCGACCGGCGCGATCGGATTCGCGCCAACCACTCGGCCACGCACTTGCTGCACCTGGCGCTCAAGAAGGTGCTCGGCGAGCATGTGGCCCAGAAGGGCTCTCTCGTCGCGCCCGATCGCCTCCGCTTCGACTTCTCGCACTTTTCGCCCATGACCGACGAGCAGAAGCGAGCCGTCGAGGACTGGGTCAACCGCGAGATCCGCGCCAACCGGGACTCGCGCGTCGACGTGTTGCCGATCGACGAGGCGAAACGGCGCGGTGCGGTGGCGATGTTCGGCGAAAAGTACGGCGAGCGGGTGCGCGTCGTACAGATCGGCGGCGAGTCGCTCGAGTTTTGCGGCGGCACGCACGTGGCGCGCGCGGGTGACATCGGCTTGTTCAAGATCGTGTCCGAATCCGGCATCGCGCAGGGCGTGCGGCGCATCGAAGCCGTCACCGGCGCCGGCGCCCTCGACTACGTGCGGCGACTCGAAACGGACCTGGCCGAGGCCGCCGCACGGCTGAAGGTATCGCCCAGCGACCTCGTCGCCCGCATCGACAAACTCCTGGCCGAGATCAAGAACCAGGACCGCGAGATCCGTGAGTTGAAGGCGAAACTGGCCGCCGGCGGATCGCGCGACCTGCTTGCCGACGCGGTCGACATTGGCGGCGTCCGCGTGCTCGCGACGGCCACCGAAATGGCCGATCCGAAAGCCCTGCGCGAGGTCGGCGACCAGTTGCGAGACCGGATCGGGTCCGGAGTGGTCGTGCTCGCCGGCGTCGACAGCGACCGCGTATCGCTGTTGGCGATGGTGACCAAGGACCTCACCGACCGGATCCACGCGGGCAACCTGCTCAAAGCCGCGGCCGAAGTGGTCGGCGGGCGGGGCGGCGGTCGGCCCGACATGGCCCAGGGCGGAGGCAAAGATCCCGCGAAGGTGCCTGCCGCGCTCGACCGGGTCAAACAGCTGATCGCCGACGCCACCGCGACGTAGTGCGCCGCGGAATCGCGAAGTCGGACTAGGCTGCGCGGCCGCCCGCCCGATATACTCGGCGGGCGAGCCCATCGCGGTCGCGTGGCCATGGCATCGAGGGAACAGCGTTCGGGCGGTCGTGCGCCGGTCATGTTGCGCATCAAGCTGCGCTACCCGGACGTCGACACGTTCGTCGGCAAGTTCGCGACGAACCTGAGCCGCGGGGGGATGTTCATCGCGAGTCGCAAACCCAAGCCGGTCGGCAGTCAGGTTCGGTTCGAATTGCAACTCGCCGACGGCTCGGCCGTCGTGACGGGCGAGGGAGTCGTCCGCTGGGTGCGGCCGTTCGACGAAAAGAATCCGCGGCAGCCGCACGGCATGGGGATCGAGTTCACGCGGCTGTCGGACGACAGCGCCGCCGCGATCGACCGCGTCGTCGCGCTGCGCCGCCAGCGCGGCATGGATGCGGATGCGATCCCCATGCAACAGCCACGGTCGACGCCGAATCGGTCGCCCGCGCCCGCTGCGACGCCGGCGCCCGCTCGCGGCGAAGCATCCGAGCGCGCGGCAGACCGCCGCACGCCGGCCGAGCCGCCAGCGCGCGCCCCCGGCGACTCGAACGATCCCGCACCCGGTGCGCGCGCGGGCGCGACGGAGGGGCGGCCGGCAGGCGAGGCAGCAGTCGGAGACGCCCGCGCTGCCGCGGCCGGCGGCGCGGCGGTGACGGCGACGCTGCATCTCGCCGATACGGACCGAGCACTCGCGGCGATCCTCGAGCTGGACGACCGCGCGGTCGAGCGCGCCGTCGTGCGCGCCCGCGCGCTGGCCGACACGGCGTCGGATGACGACGGCGCCTTGGCCGCCATCGTGCGACCGAACGGAGGCCGCGACCGACGCCGCGGGACGTCGCGACCGCGCGCGGGGAGGCGCGATACGCCGCCCGACCGCCGCCCGGGCAACGGCTCGGCCGTTGCCGACCGCGCGACGGGCGGTGCCAGCCGCGCCGTGCGCCGCGACGGCAGCGATGCCGCCGCGGGATCGGACGGCGAGGCGGACCCCGACGGTGCGCCAGACGCCGGCGCCGAGGCGGCGTGTCTCGGCGGCGCCGCGTCCGCGCAGGCGACCGCCGCGCCATCCGCGGCGAGGGGCTCGCCTGCGCAGTCGGCGGACGGCGACGCGCCCGGCGCGACGCGCTCGCCGTGCGGGGCGCGCCTTGCACCGGCGCCCGCCGTCGGACGCGCTCCTGCCGCGGATGCGCCCGCGGTCGTCGAGCCGCTTGCCGAACCGGCCGACCCCGCGCCGGACGCGACAGCGGCACCGAACCGCGAGCCGCCGTTGCCGCGCGCGCGAAGTCGACCACCAGCCGTCGGGTTCGACACGGCCGATGTGACCGCGATCGATCCGGCCCCGGCGGGGCCGTTTGCCGATGGGAGTTCGCCGGGACGCCCTCGCGCTCCCGACGCCGCCGGCGAAGGCGAAGCCGCCGCGAGTCCAGCCGCCGGAGACGAACAGACCGTTGTTCATGCATCGTTCGCCGACTCCGGCCCGATCGCGTTCGATGTCGAGGTCACACCGCTTCCGCCTCCCGTGCCTGCCGAGGCGCAGGCGGACGAACTCACTCCGCGACCGGCGCCGGTCGGCGCGCAGCAGGATGCGTCCGCAGCGTCGGCGACACCGGACGACGATGATGTCTTGTCGCACGAGCTCGAAGCCGACGCGCTCGACGCGGACGACCTGCTCGCCGCGGGTCTCGACGACCTCCCGAGCGGTCAACACATCGCGACCGACGCCGACGGATTTGCCGAGACGACGACCACCGTGCGCGAACCGCGCGACGACGGCGCGTCGACCGCCGCGGTCGACGCCGCGATCGACTCGCTGATCGACAGCGCCGCCACCCTCGACGTCGCGCAGGACGTCCTGGCCGACGCCTCCGACGATCTCGCGATCGACACGGACGGCGTGCAAGCCGACGTCCAGCGGGATGCCAGCTCCGCGGACGGCGCGGACGCGGGCGCCGACGACGGCGCGGAGGGCGACGGTGCGGGCAAGAAAAAGGGGTTCTTCAAGCGAATCTTCGGCAAGAGCGGATGACGGCGGTCGGCTCGCCACCCGCGCGGCGCCACACGTCGACGATCGCGTCGGCGCGCGTCCGCCCGGTTGCGACGATCTCCCGCAGCGGCTCGAGATACCCACGGTCGCCGGGCTCAATGCGCGCCAGCCCGGCGTCGGCGATGGCCACGAGTTCGCGCGCCAGATCGAGCACCTTCCGGCCGGTGCGACCGACCGGAGCCGAGAACCCGGCGCGGGGTACTGCCGCGGCGAGCGCGAGCCGCTCGTCGATGGTGAGCGACGCGGTGAGTGCGGTGGCCTCCGACCGCGCGTCGGCGTCGTACAGCACGCCGCACAGAAGCGGAGCCAACGCCAAAATCATGTCGCGCGGACCGGCGTCGCAGCCGCGCACCTCGATGAAGCGTTTGATCCGCACGTCGGGAAACAGGGTCGACAGGTGCAGTTCCCAATCCCCGATCGTCGCGCGCTCCCCCTCGAACCCGTCGCGGAGGAACCGGCGAAACGTCATCCCGCGGGCGGGCAGATAGCGGTCGCGCAGCACGAAGAACATCGGTACGTCGAGCGCCCACTGCGTGTACGCCTCGAACACATCGACGTCGTCGAACACGAACGGCAGCAACCCGCAGCGGTCCGGATCGGTCTCGAGCCACACCCGCGCGCGGTAGCTCTGGTAGTCGGTCACCTGCCCGTCGACGATTGGCGAACTCGCGTACATCGCCGTCAATAGCGGCGTGATTCCAAACGCGCAGCGCAGCTTGGCGCGCGCGTCGTCGACGTCGGAGAAATCGAGGCTCACCTGAACCGTCGCCGTGCGCTTCATCATCTCGTGGGCGAGCCGGCCACGGGTCGGCAGGTAGTCCCGCATGATCGCGTAGCGCCCCTTCGGCATCCACGGCACGTCGTCGAGGGTGCCGAACGGACGAAAGCCCATACCGAGCCACGCGATGTCGAGTTCACGCGACGCGGCGGCGAGCGCCTGCTCGTAGTCGCGCACGTCCTCGGCATGCACGGCGACGGACGACACCGGACGCGCCGCCAGTTCGATCTGGCCGCCGGGCTCGAGCGAAATGTGTGCGCCGTCCCGCGCGAGCGCGATGATGTGTTCCCCCTCGCGAATCGGCCCCCACCCCGACGTCGCCAGGCGCGCCAGCAGTGCGCCGATGCCGCGCGGCCCCTCGTAGGGCGGCGCGGCGCCGACCGCCGGGCCCGTCGCGTACACGCCGAGCGCCTCGCTCTCCGTCCCGGCGCGCCACTGGTCCGGGGGCTTACACGCCGAGCGAAACACGTCGGTCAATTCGCTTGGGTCGGCGATCGGCCGCGATTCGTGCGTTACGTCGAGCGACATCCGCGCGCGCCCTCACGCTTCGCGGTGCGCCGCGGCACCACGTGGAACCAGCCAAGCCCGTCCGAGCCTCATCAGGATGTCGACTGTAGGCACCGAGCCGGGATGTGCGCAACGGGCCGTCCGGGTAAGACGACCCCCGACTGTGTTAGGTTTGCCGGCGTGAACCCGATGGTGATCCCGGCTGGCGGGCGCATTCAGGGGCGAGTGGACGCGCCCGGCGACGTCGCGATCGCCGGCCGCGTCGACGGCGAGGTGTACGCCGAGGGAACCGTCACCGTGTCGGCGGGCGCAACGTGCCGCGCGACGGTGCGCGCGCGCCAGATTCGAATCTACGGCGAGTTGATCGGAAATGCGACGGGCGCCGAACGCATCGACGTCGGCGACGGCGCTCGCGTCGTCGGCGACTTGCGCGCCCCGGCAATCGAGATCCATGCCGGAGCGGTCGTGGACGGACGCGCGGATCGGCCGCCGGAGACGGCGGAAGTCGGGCCGCGGCGGATCCCGCGCATGCCGCGTCCGCGCGGGCCGGTCCGCGTCAGGATCGCGTCCGCGTGTCCACCTCCGCCGAAGCCTTCCTCCAAGCCGCAACCATGAGCTTCGAACGCCACCGCCAGCGCCTTCTCGAGTTGCTCCGCGACTACGCATACCAACGCCGGACGGTCACGCTCGCGTCCGGCAAGACGTCGAACTTCTACATCGACACCAAGCAGGTCACTCTCACCGCCGAGGGCCACTTCCTGATCGGTCAGTGCATGCGCCACGAAATCGACCGGCTCGCACCCGAGGTCGTCGCGATCGGAGGAATGACCATGGGCGCCGATCCGCTCGCGAGCGCCACGTCGCTCACGAGTTAC
Coding sequences within:
- a CDS encoding glutamate--cysteine ligase, translating into MSLDVTHESRPIADPSELTDVFRSACKPPDQWRAGTESEALGVYATGPAVGAAPPYEGPRGIGALLARLATSGWGPIREGEHIIALARDGAHISLEPGGQIELAARPVSSVAVHAEDVRDYEQALAAASRELDIAWLGMGFRPFGTLDDVPWMPKGRYAIMRDYLPTRGRLAHEMMKRTATVQVSLDFSDVDDARAKLRCAFGITPLLTAMYASSPIVDGQVTDYQSYRARVWLETDPDRCGLLPFVFDDVDVFEAYTQWALDVPMFFVLRDRYLPARGMTFRRFLRDGFEGERATIGDWELHLSTLFPDVRIKRFIEVRGCDAGPRDMILALAPLLCGVLYDADARSEATALTASLTIDERLALAAAVPRAGFSAPVGRTGRKVLDLARELVAIADAGLARIEPGDRGYLEPLREIVATGRTRADAIVDVWRRAGGEPTAVIRSCRRFA
- a CDS encoding TIGR02266 family protein: MASREQRSGGRAPVMLRIKLRYPDVDTFVGKFATNLSRGGMFIASRKPKPVGSQVRFELQLADGSAVVTGEGVVRWVRPFDEKNPRQPHGMGIEFTRLSDDSAAAIDRVVALRRQRGMDADAIPMQQPRSTPNRSPAPAATPAPARGEASERAADRRTPAEPPARAPGDSNDPAPGARAGATEGRPAGEAAVGDARAAAAGGAAVTATLHLADTDRALAAILELDDRAVERAVVRARALADTASDDDGALAAIVRPNGGRDRRRGTSRPRAGRRDTPPDRRPGNGSAVADRATGGASRAVRRDGSDAAAGSDGEADPDGAPDAGAEAACLGGAASAQATAAPSAARGSPAQSADGDAPGATRSPCGARLAPAPAVGRAPAADAPAVVEPLAEPADPAPDATAAPNREPPLPRARSRPPAVGFDTADVTAIDPAPAGPFADGSSPGRPRAPDAAGEGEAAASPAAGDEQTVVHASFADSGPIAFDVEVTPLPPPVPAEAQADELTPRPAPVGAQQDASAASATPDDDDVLSHELEADALDADDLLAAGLDDLPSGQHIATDADGFAETTTTVREPRDDGASTAAVDAAIDSLIDSAATLDVAQDVLADASDDLAIDTDGVQADVQRDASSADGADAGADDGAEGDGAGKKKGFFKRIFGKSG
- a CDS encoding alanine--tRNA ligase translates to MNANDVRSAFLDYFVARGHERVRSSSLVPENDPTLLFTNAGMVQFKDVFTGREKRPYTRATSSQKCVRAGGKHNDLDAVGKTARHHTFFEMLGNFSFGDYFKAEAIEWAWDLVVRQLGLPADRLVCTVFGGDASLGVGPDDEARALWKKVTGFGDDRVPALGADENFWMMGDTGPMGPCSEIHYHQGDHLPCSAPSCLGPACDCDRWLEIWNLVFMQYERKEVGGPLGPLPAPSIDTGAGLERLTAVLQGKQSNYDTDLFQPLIARVGELAGKRYGDRDADDVSMRVIADHARATAFLVADGVFPDKTGREYVLRRIFRRAVRHGKLLGIEQPFMATMCEAVADMMGDAYPELRERLSVIVEVTAEEEKRFRATIDRGLGLLEEEFARMQAAGDTTVPGERVFQLYDTYGFPEDLTEIIAQERGFDIDRAGFERALEEARERSKFTGSGSEAVAGVYKELASELPPTQFVGYDGRGVSGRGRVLAIVVDGKRVDRAPAGTRVAFVTDRTPFYAESGGQVGDTGVAQGPDVEVRITDTRKPAGVQHVHIGEVVTGALRVGDELALQVDADRRDRIRANHSATHLLHLALKKVLGEHVAQKGSLVAPDRLRFDFSHFSPMTDEQKRAVEDWVNREIRANRDSRVDVLPIDEAKRRGAVAMFGEKYGERVRVVQIGGESLEFCGGTHVARAGDIGLFKIVSESGIAQGVRRIEAVTGAGALDYVRRLETDLAEAAARLKVSPSDLVARIDKLLAEIKNQDREIRELKAKLAAGGSRDLLADAVDIGGVRVLATATEMADPKALREVGDQLRDRIGSGVVVLAGVDSDRVSLLAMVTKDLTDRIHAGNLLKAAAEVVGGRGGGRPDMAQGGGKDPAKVPAALDRVKQLIADATAT
- a CDS encoding polymer-forming cytoskeletal protein — translated: MCATGRPGKTTPDCVRFAGVNPMVIPAGGRIQGRVDAPGDVAIAGRVDGEVYAEGTVTVSAGATCRATVRARQIRIYGELIGNATGAERIDVGDGARVVGDLRAPAIEIHAGAVVDGRADRPPETAEVGPRRIPRMPRPRGPVRVRIASACPPPPKPSSKPQP
- a CDS encoding type IV pilus twitching motility protein PilT; translated protein: MSQVMDRVLSAARQLGASDVHLKAGLPPIFRIKGELRTVRDVPPLTREAIAAFAVHMMNERQRREFEETMDVDLAYGTPDGVRYRVNLFQQRGTVGMVLRLIPPEVPPFERLNLPDVVLKLAQEPRGLILVTGVTGSGKSTTLASMVDYINQRKAVHIVTIEDPIEYAFRDKRSVINQREVGFDTRSFAKALRAALRQDPDVILVGEMRDPETTEIAMTAAETGHLVLSTLHTVDATETITRIVSMFPTHQQLQARLTLGGILRGVISQRLVPRADGKGMVPAVEVMVYTERIREMIEDPNRTREIKDAIAHGKHPYGMQTFDQCLADLVRRKLVTYETALKHSSNPSDFALLFRGVSGGGGDEWQQEQVRRQAGGDIPHDSSKFQIERFGDK
- a CDS encoding response regulator is translated as MTRDGRTSGSVSVSLASGMRELVGAEVLVVDKDPKVQKGMTQLLSSASLHVSCEADPEAALALAQRKFFSVAIVDLDTPVPSAGLDTIARLKEISPTTMVVMLTPRKAFDESVRAIRAGAVDIVWKSPEQVEHLLDRVMDAAGRSVGKREVDSILREVRDTYDDFLKRFMDAERRALDAAGGVSVVGVDEVRVLVVAPDAVLHGALVSAAASGFSFDLAHSGGEALDRCSTVPYQIAIVSETLPDLPGSMVVRSIRTQSRETLVLRFTGPGPGGRVELVETSRAIPVVDPFTAPQQLADRLDELAQAFRAKSRERRYAQAFRERHYDFLRRFVELKLKIDRQLGGSGG